In bacterium, the DNA window GCTCGATGAGCGGGAGAAATGCCTAAACGGAACCCCAATGCCTTTCTCATCCACCGGCATCCGTATGAGCGGACGGAAGAACCACGCGTTGGTAGTCCAACCGAATTGATCACCATTCACGCAAGAAAATCGAGAGGGCGGTAAACCACGGATGAAAATGGGCTGAGCGGTTTATGCAACCGATCAGCCCGTAAGTAAGGCGGGGCCGACGGGACTCGAACCCGCGACCTCCGACGTGACAGGCCGGCGTTCTAACCAATCTGAACTACGACCCCGCAAAAGATCGTCGACGCGTTTCCGCGTCTATTCGTCTGCGCGTCTGACACGAAAGACGCGCAGACAAGGGGACGCGCAGACGCAAATGGGCGGTATAGGATTTGAACCTATGGCCCCTGCCTTGTAAGGGCAGTGCTCTCCCGCTGAGCTAACCGCCCTGATCGGGTAAAAGTTGACGATCGCCGAACGCGAAATCGAGAATCAGTATAAGTCCTGAAACACCATTTTTGCAAGCTTTTTTCCAGAACCAGGCCCCAGTGCTTTTTTATTCCCTCACCAATACCCGGTAAGAGCGGCCGCGAAGGTTGTAATCCCCGCGCTTGATGAAGTCCTCCCCTAATGCAGAAACGACACCCGGCGGTCCAATGATCAGATCACAATTTCCGGAATCTTGAGCGCGTTTGTGGAGGTAGCGTCTGGCGTAAAGCGTCGCCCCGACAAATATCTCGAGCGCTTGCCAGTAATCTACTCCGAAGAAACAGACATTCGCTTGCTTTTTGTGACCCGCGGCTCGGACGAATTGTTCGATTTCTGCGATCGCATTTTCCGGCTGAGAATTATCCGGAGGAATCCAGGTGCTGACATTTAGATTCATAGTCAAAATAAGTGTGGCGACCAGGATGCTCCTGGCGGAGACCTTCGCCAGCCCGGTCAAAAAGCGCGTTTCCGCAAACAGTATTGACGACCAGACAAATGCATGGGCCAATAGCGGTACCGTGACTCGCTGATTCGCGAAAGTCGCTTCCCAGGGATTGAACAGGATGACAAGACTGTAAACGATGCCAATCGAAAGCAGGCTGAAAATGGCGAACTGAGAGCGGAAAGGATTGATTGGTATGACGTCCTGCCCTCTCATCCTGCGATAAACGGCTCCAATTGCCCATACAATGATTGCGCCGGCGACCAGTATGAGTGCTTTACTGGAGACTATCGACACGGCTAAACTCCTGGAACTTTCAACCACATGCGAGATAGCCCGTCCGCCTTCTTTGTTGATTCCAAGCGGCCACTCAACTGGAAAAGCTGGAAATCGGCCTTCGAAATACCAGTATCCAACTGGAATCGAGCTGAGCCAGAGCAACGGGATTCCCCAAAGAAACATAAATGAAATTCGATATCCGTTGCTGGAAATAATTCTTTTCCAATTCAATACTGTGATGACAAGCAGGTAGATCCAAAAGCTCTCGCGCGTTAACAGCGCAGCAGCGCCGATCGGAAGCAGCCATTTGTTCTTTTTGAGTTCGAGCGCACCGCCCCAAAGTAACAGATAGAAGAGCGCCAGATCGATCGATTCCTGACACAGCAGGATACTCAAGTTCTTTAGATATGACTGGAAGGAGAATGAGAAAACGATCAGCAAAGTAAATAAAAGGCCCGCATTGCATCCGCGATTAAGCCGGTAAGCAAGGAGACAGAGAAAAAGTAAGGCGACGAAAAAATAAAAACAGGGGATGATTTTAAACGTGTAGTAAGGCAGGTGAAGCAAATAGAAGAGCCATATGTGTAATTGGAGCATAGGCAGCCAGATACGGTTTTCCAGCCGAACAATCGGCATGCGGGCTGAATGCAATCGGTACCCCGCATCGCCGTCGAAGAAAGGATCGTTTACGGCTGTCGTGAGATTGACTGCGAACACAATGAATATCAAAAGGAACAAACAGAACAGGCCAATGACCTTTGGACGATCCATCCGGAAGCCAACCTAATGGTAACATCTCAAACCACAACAAAATAGCCAGGGTTTTACACCATTCGTCCCTCTCAATTTTTATTCTTAGATTGTTGAAAGTTGCATATGCAAAGTATTTCATGCAATTTGCACTTTTCAATTTGTAATAATCTAAGTTGGTGGTGAAAACAGCGACGCAGTGAGATTGATACGCTATCATCTCACTGCGTTTGCCTTGATTTTCCAAGCAAGCGCGGGTCGCTAGTCTGCATGGCTTGACACATAACTTATGTCAGCAGCAGAACTAGAGACCCGCGTTTTCTATTTTGGCGGATTTGTAGTTGTTATTCGCGTTCTAAGGAGAGCACCGGGCAATATTCTCCCTTGAATTCGCGTCTCCACCATGTTTGATGTCTCTCTTTCATTGCAAAATCTGCGAAGCGATACTCATACAAACTCGCGCGCAAATACAGCGGCGGGTTTTCGGGAAATGGATTTTTTGCAAGCAGAGATAATACCGGTTGCGATCCTTCCAGCAATCTGTAACAAAACGAAATAAACCATCGGTTGCTTTGATATGTTTCCAGAGCGGCAAACCACATTTGCCAATCGAGCCTGGGCTGATGCGGCTCCACAAATGCCGGACGCCTTTCAGGATCCCCAGGCTTGTATTTGAATTCATAAGCCTTCCAGTCGGACCGGTCATTGCTTCCTTCCAGAATGATTTCGAACCGTGTTTTTGTCATCACAGCAAACAGGCCATAGCGGTTCACAAGGAAGAAGGATTGCGTGAATCCGTAAGTTTTAAGGAGTGGTTCCGGCCAGTTGATTCCCATACGAAACGAACCAATCAGTGGAATGAAAGAGAGCAGGGCTAGAAAAATGCTCAGCGGGACAACAAACCAGCGGGGCCAGGATCGTTGTTTTGTATTTTCGGATGGAGCCGTTTTCAACCATCGCGCCGGCCAAAAGCGGTCGTCAACAGCAAGCAAGCACAACGCAATCGTCAGCAGATTGAAAAAACAATAGTTGCCGGTCAGCAGGATCACGAGTTGAAGCATCGCAATTCCGCAGCTTCCGATCAGACGCCACTTTCGCGGCAGAAACAGAAGAAAGCAAAACCCTAATTCGATCACGAACATCAGGGCGGTAGTTATCACATCAAACCACCGGGGAAGTTGATGTACATACCAACCGATCCATGTAGGAAGCGGTTGAGTTTCATAATGGTATTGCATTGCAGTCAGATCCTTCCATGCAGGGTCGCCACTGGTGAGCTTAACGACACCGGAGGAAAACAGTAACCGGAATAGGAGCCACCAAAACAGCCATAAAATCTCTTTTCTATACGGTGAATTCTTAGGATCGCGAAAGCGAAACTGCGGAGGGTTAAGAAATATGGCAAGGAAACCGGTTTCGATCAACAAAACATCCCACTGAAACGATAAGAACTCGCGACATACGGCAGTTAACGAAAGATACAAGAGCCACAATAGAAAGAGCGCAGGTGTCGACATCCATCCGAAAAACAAACAACAAGAAAAGAGCGCACCCGCACCACAAACCAGATGAAGAGATGTATTGGTCGCGTTCAGCCAGAAGACCGAAGGGAGTAACCGGTATCTTTCTACGTCGAAGTTCTGGCGTACCAATCGCAAGAAATCCTGCACCGGCAGAATGCCCTGATCTCCGATCAGACCGGTGATTTGAGTCCACAAAGAGACAAAGGCGATAAAGTAGATGACCGCCAGAAGTCGAATAAATAACCAGCGCGCAAAGTTGTACGATGAGGTCTTTACAAACTCATCAGTACCTTCCATAGAGTCGCGTTTTGTCCAGCAATTGCCTGACGACATCTTCCGTTAGCTGGTGTGTTTGAACA includes these proteins:
- a CDS encoding lipase maturation factor family protein, which produces MEGTDEFVKTSSYNFARWLFIRLLAVIYFIAFVSLWTQITGLIGDQGILPVQDFLRLVRQNFDVERYRLLPSVFWLNATNTSLHLVCGAGALFSCCLFFGWMSTPALFLLWLLYLSLTAVCREFLSFQWDVLLIETGFLAIFLNPPQFRFRDPKNSPYRKEILWLFWWLLFRLLFSSGVVKLTSGDPAWKDLTAMQYHYETQPLPTWIGWYVHQLPRWFDVITTALMFVIELGFCFLLFLPRKWRLIGSCGIAMLQLVILLTGNYCFFNLLTIALCLLAVDDRFWPARWLKTAPSENTKQRSWPRWFVVPLSIFLALLSFIPLIGSFRMGINWPEPLLKTYGFTQSFFLVNRYGLFAVMTKTRFEIILEGSNDRSDWKAYEFKYKPGDPERRPAFVEPHQPRLDWQMWFAALETYQSNRWFISFCYRLLEGSQPVLSLLAKNPFPENPPLYLRASLYEYRFADFAMKERHQTWWRREFKGEYCPVLSLERE